Proteins found in one Brachypodium distachyon strain Bd21 chromosome 5, Brachypodium_distachyon_v3.0, whole genome shotgun sequence genomic segment:
- the LOC100828565 gene encoding 11-beta-hydroxysteroid dehydrogenase 1B has product MEMLSMLKVGYTVLRSETPATDLVNTFMDWAARRSLLLLALFMPPYYAYKLASAAAATASPEDVAGKVVLVTGASSGIGEQIAYQYAKKGARLALVARREGSLRDVAARATDLGSPDVLVLPGDVARPEDCKAFVEATVERFGRLDHLVNNAGLANVCWFQDVPDVADFKQVLDVNFWGTVHPTHCALPHLKRSRGKIFVNSSAAAMLAMPRMSFYNASKAAVLNFAETLRMELGNEVGVTVATPGWIESEMTKGKHLSKDGTVEVDQDTRDTQVGLFPVVRAERCAEAIVDAVCRGRRSVTVPAWYRALFLWRAFAPEVGDLFQRVFYRRSSGDEGSQMRTRRVLELTGAKALLQPPSLHTSEIKRD; this is encoded by the exons ATGGAGATGCTGAGCATGCTGAAGGTCGGGTACACGGTGCTACGCAGCGAGACGCCGGCCACGGACCTCGTCAACACCTTCATGGACTGGGCGGCGCGCCggtcgctcctcctcctggcgcTCTTCATGCCCCCTTACTACGCCTACAagctcgcctccgccgccgccgccaccgcctcgccCGAGGACGTCGCCGGCAAGGTCGTGCTCGTCACCGGTGCCTCCTCCGGCATCGGCgag CAAATAGCGTACCAGTACGCGAAGAAGGGGGCGAGGCTGGCCCTGGTGGCGAGGAGAGAGGGAAGCCTGAGGGACGTGGCAGCCAGGGCCACAGATCTGGGATCGCCCGACGTGCTCGTCCTTCCCGGGGACGTTGCCCGGCCGGAGGATTGCAAGGCGTTCGTCGAGGCCACCGTCGAGCGCTTCGGCCGAC TGGATCATCTTGTCAACAACGCCGGGTTGGCCAACGTGTGCTGGTTCCAGGACGTGCCGGATGTCGCCGATTTCAAGCAAGTCCTG GACGTGAACTTCTGGGGCACGGTGCATCCAACCCACTGCGCCCTTCCTCACCTGAAGAGGAGCCGCGGGAAGATCTTCGTCaactcctccgccgcggcgaTGCTGGCAATGCCAAGAATGAGCTTCTACAAT GCCAGCAAGGCTGCTGTGCTCAACTTCGCCGAGACACTGCGGATGGAACTGGGCAACGAGGTCGGCGTCACCGTGGCGACTCCGGGGTGGATCGAGTCGGAGATGACCAAGGGGAAGCACCTCTCCAAGGACGGGACAGTGGAAGTCGACCAAGACACCAGGGAT ACTCAGGTTGGGCTGTTCCCGGTGGTGCGCGCCGAGCGGTGCGCGGAGGCGATCGTGGACGCcgtctgccgcggcagacgCAGCGTCACGGTGCCGGCGTGGTACCGGGCGCTGTTCCTCTGGCGGGCGTTCGCGCCGGAGGTCGGGGACTTATTCCAGCGGGTGTTCTACCGCCGGAGCTCCGGGGACGAGGGCAGCCAGATGAGGACGAGGAGGGTCCTGGAGCTCACCGGCGCCAAGGCCCTGCTGCAGCCGCCGTCGCTGCACACCTCGGAGATCAAACGGGACTAG
- the LOC100841594 gene encoding 11-beta-hydroxysteroid dehydrogenase 1B — MLAWMLMGKLAGAALQVALAAPLVLFLPAYYVYKLTTSLLRSLFPEDVAGKVVLITGASSGIGEHLAYEYAKRGANLALVARREASLRKVADNALALGSPVVLVLPADVSKPDECRKFIDDTVTYFGRLDHLVNNASIWQVCKFEEVEDVNYFRELMDINFWGHVYPTRHAIPHLKRTHGRIVGVTSNSSYIFIGRNTFYNASKAAALNFYDTLRMELAGEIRITEVVPGVIESEITKGKMLTKEGEMKVNQDERDAILGPTPAESVGNFAKTVVRDVCRGARYVFEPRWYMAVYMFRLCFPEILAWNSRLLAVKTLGPATTDTLGKQILDVPGVRWFTQPGSLRSPEIRAR; from the exons ATGCTAGCGTGGATGCTGATGGGCAAGCTCGCCGGAGCGGCGCTGCAGGTCGCGCTTGCTGCCCCGCTCGTGCTCTTCCTCCCGGCCTACTACGTCTACAAGCTCACCACCTCCTTGCTCCGCTCCCTCTTCCCCGAGGACGTCGCCGGCAAGGTCGTCCTCATCACGGGCGCCTCATCCGGCATAGGCGAG CACCTGGCTTATGAGTACGCGAAGAGAGGCGCCAACCTGGCGCTAGTGGCGAGAAGGGAGGCGAGCCTCCGGAAGGTCGCCGACAACGCGCTGGCGCTTGGCTCGCCTGTCGTCCTCGTCTTGCCCGCCGATGTCTCCAAGCCCGACGAGTGCCGGAAGTTCATCGACGACACGGTGACCTACTTCGGAAGAT TGGACCACCTGGTGAACAACGCGTCGATTTGGCAGGTCTGCAAGTTCGAAGAAGTTGAGGACGTGAATTACTTCAGAGAACTCATG GACATCAACTTCTGGGGCCATGTGTACCCGACTCGCCATGCCATCCCTCACCTGAAGAGAACCCATGGCCGGATCGTCGGCGTCACCTCCAACTCCTCCTACATATTCATAGGGAGGAATACCTTTTACAAC GCTAGCAAAGCAGCGGCGCTGAATTTCTACGACACGCTCCGGATGGAGCTGGCCGGAGAGATCCGCATAACAGAGGTCGTCCCAGGGGTGATCGAGTCGGAGATCACAAAGGGGAAGATGCTCACCAAGGAGGGAGAGATGAAGGTTAACCAAGACGAAAGAGAT GCGATCCTCGGGCCAACGCCGGCGGAGAGTGTGGGCAATTTCGCAAAGACGGTCGTGAGAGATGTGTGTCGGGGGGCGAGGTACGTGTTCGAGCCACGGTGGTACATGGCGGTGTACATGTTCCGGTTGTGCTTCCCGGAGATCCTGGCATGGAACTCGAGGCTATTGGCCGTGAAGACGCTTGGCCCTGCGACCACCGACACACTGGGGAAGCAGATCCTCGACGTGCCAGGGGTGCGCTGGTTCACCCAGCCGGGGTCGCTCCGGTCGCCAGAGATCAGGGCCAGGTGA